Proteins found in one Pseudochaenichthys georgianus chromosome 13, fPseGeo1.2, whole genome shotgun sequence genomic segment:
- the LOC139434982 gene encoding uncharacterized protein yields the protein MLVKVRYGESQKYVKVAETEEGYESYSTFLQKVIEKLGLPLQSELHLTDESGTEVDADVFEELLQAGNLTVKVSTGQSSVVLQNVSHTLLESDLSDTSFSVTNASSSAVSDSSDARIVLERDSGVKRVHADRESAKEMVSDVLQSKLGGEKILQEYATTKTLMDGTRRQMVNLLVADMIEVHGRIPPTHVREKCALGIITLFPCLRDPYSKNGYEHYYDADGGSGYLAWRIKTVQRNTAVQSRRCYPSTTYQDGPKSKRDFLLTCEQLTG from the exons ATGTTGGTGAAAGTAAGATATGGCGAAAGCCAGAAATATGTGAAAGTGGCTGAGACTGAAGAAGGCTATGAAAGCTACAGTACATTTCTTCAGAAAG TCATAGAAAAGTTAGGTTTACCACTACAGAGTGAGCTGCACTTGACTGATGAATCAGGGACAGAGGTGGATGCAGATGTCTTTGAAGAGCTTTTACAAGCAGGGAACCTTACAGTCAAAGTGTCCACAGGACAGTCTTCAG TTGTGCTTCAAAATGTATCGCACACTTTGCTGGAGTCGGACCTTTCAGACACCTCATTCTCCGTGACCAATGCTTCATCCTCTGCGGTGTCTGATTCATCAGATGCAAGAATAGTTCTTGAGAGAGACAGTGGAGTGAAAAGAGTCCACGCTGATCGGGAATCAGCCAAAGAG ATGGTCAGCGATGTTCTCCAGTCTAAGCTAGGGGGAGAAAAAATCTTGCAAGAGTATGCGACAACTAAAACATTGATGGATGGTACACGACGACAGATGGTAAACCTACTGGTGGCTGACATGATCGAAGTTCATGG gaggaTCCCGCCAACACATGTGCGAGAAAAGTGTGCTCTTGGCATCATCACTCTATTTCCATGTCTAAGAGATCCATACTCAAAGAATGGATAC GAACACTACTATGATGCAGATGGTGGATCTGGCTACTTGGCATGGAGGATAAAGACGGTTCAGCGCAACACTGCGGTTCAGTCCCGGAGGTGCTACCCCAGCACTACCTATCAAGATGGTCCAAAGAGCAAGAGGGATTTTCTCTTGACTTGTGAGCAACTAACTG GTTGA